The following proteins are co-located in the Paenibacillus sp. JNUCC32 genome:
- a CDS encoding sugar phosphate isomerase/epimerase family protein, which produces MRVGVSTYSLLPAIRAGEMTVLDVVDWIAENGGQHMEIVPYGFTLEDNPGLADAVRERAAEAGIALSNYSMPANFVQESRDDFDAEVERIKRHVDTVNRLGMKHMRHDVTAFTLPPEKMGIDYVETHLDMIVEGCRQIADYAARYGITTTIENHGVSVQASDRVQRVLQAVDRPNFKTTLDIGNFLCVDEQPLVGVKRNLPLASLVHVKDFYYRPFDQDPGGGKWFRTSHGNYLRGSIFGQGDLDVRRILRLIKESGYDGDITLEFEGMEECREGTRLGLDNLKRLWEEA; this is translated from the coding sequence ATGAGGGTTGGTGTGAGCACCTACAGCTTGCTGCCGGCTATCCGTGCAGGCGAGATGACGGTGCTGGATGTGGTGGATTGGATCGCGGAGAACGGCGGACAGCACATGGAGATCGTGCCCTATGGATTTACGCTGGAGGACAATCCCGGACTTGCCGACGCGGTGCGTGAGCGGGCGGCCGAAGCCGGCATCGCATTATCCAATTATTCCATGCCCGCTAATTTCGTCCAGGAGAGCAGGGACGACTTCGATGCGGAGGTCGAACGGATCAAGCGCCACGTGGATACGGTCAACCGTCTGGGAATGAAGCATATGCGGCATGACGTAACGGCGTTCACGCTGCCGCCGGAGAAGATGGGCATCGATTACGTGGAAACCCATTTGGACATGATCGTGGAAGGCTGCCGTCAAATCGCGGATTACGCAGCCCGCTACGGCATCACGACCACAATCGAGAACCATGGCGTGAGCGTGCAGGCAAGCGACCGGGTACAGCGCGTGCTGCAGGCAGTCGACCGTCCGAACTTCAAGACGACCTTGGATATCGGCAACTTTCTATGCGTTGACGAGCAGCCGCTGGTCGGCGTGAAACGCAATTTGCCGCTGGCCTCGCTCGTCCACGTGAAAGACTTCTATTATCGTCCGTTTGATCAGGATCCGGGCGGGGGGAAGTGGTTCAGAACCTCCCATGGCAATTACCTACGAGGCTCCATCTTCGGGCAGGGGGATCTGGATGTGCGGCGAATCCTTCGACTCATTAAAGAATCCGGTTATGACGGGGATATTACGCTGGAATTCGAGGGCATGGAGGAGTGCAGGGAAGGAACCCGATTGGGTTTGGACAATCTGAAGCGGTTATGGGAGGAAGCGTGA
- a CDS encoding ABC transporter substrate-binding protein, which translates to MRKRTRVIMGAITAFSILLAGCTGSQGPKGADEAQNKGTEAIALSEPGTYPLVQEKTTLKVMVRGNPLVENFETNDFTKWYEEKTNVHIEWEVVPEQSMQEKLNLVLASEDYPDVILGLNISPAQQMIYGSQGAFLPLNDLIEKQGPNTKKLFQDNPEIQSTITALDGNIYALPEVNECYHCSMSQKMWIYEPWLKKLNLKMPETTDELYEVLKAFKEQDPNGNGIQDEIPLSISPKSWSSSIDAFLLNSFIYNPVYGSSYKHIFIKDDKLDVAFNKPEWREGLRYMNKLYAEGLLAPESFTQDDNQLIQIGENPDTVILGASTGGHQGIFTQLLGESGRWLEYKTVPPLKGPNGVRYAALDSTGLNPGAFVITKKAKHPELALRWADGLYEREHTLRSVYGRPDQEWREAKDGEVGINGEPAVWSELKSYGTVQNIAWIQTGPSLRTNDFRLSAVAKGDDDLEVVLYNETKNKYEPYKPTDVSTVPPLFLTNEQASEVADLSKTINDYVDEMMARFVIGDADLDKDWDGYVKQLEAMNVARYLEIYQEAYDGRSK; encoded by the coding sequence ATGAGAAAAAGAACGCGGGTTATCATGGGTGCTATCACCGCATTCAGTATCCTTCTTGCAGGCTGTACAGGGTCTCAGGGCCCGAAAGGCGCGGATGAAGCACAAAATAAGGGTACCGAGGCAATCGCATTATCCGAACCGGGAACCTATCCGCTGGTTCAAGAGAAAACCACTTTGAAGGTGATGGTGCGGGGAAATCCGCTGGTCGAGAATTTCGAAACGAACGATTTCACCAAATGGTACGAAGAGAAAACGAATGTGCACATCGAGTGGGAGGTCGTTCCGGAGCAGAGCATGCAGGAGAAGCTGAATCTCGTTCTTGCCAGCGAGGACTATCCCGATGTCATCCTGGGATTGAACATATCGCCGGCGCAGCAGATGATTTACGGCTCGCAGGGCGCCTTTCTCCCGTTGAATGATTTGATCGAGAAGCAGGGGCCGAACACCAAGAAATTGTTCCAGGATAATCCGGAAATCCAATCCACGATTACCGCGCTGGACGGCAATATCTATGCGCTTCCGGAAGTGAATGAATGCTATCACTGCTCCATGAGCCAGAAAATGTGGATTTATGAGCCTTGGCTGAAGAAACTCAATCTGAAGATGCCGGAAACCACCGATGAGCTGTACGAGGTGCTGAAGGCCTTCAAAGAACAGGACCCGAACGGAAACGGAATCCAAGATGAGATTCCGCTGTCGATCTCACCGAAATCCTGGAGCTCCTCCATCGATGCGTTCCTGTTGAATTCTTTCATTTATAATCCGGTTTACGGCTCAAGTTACAAGCATATATTCATAAAAGACGACAAGCTCGACGTCGCCTTCAACAAACCGGAGTGGAGGGAAGGGTTGCGGTATATGAACAAGCTGTATGCCGAGGGACTGCTCGCTCCGGAGTCATTCACGCAGGATGACAATCAGCTGATCCAGATCGGGGAGAATCCCGATACGGTCATTCTGGGTGCTTCAACCGGCGGCCACCAGGGTATATTTACCCAACTCCTCGGCGAAAGCGGCAGATGGTTGGAATATAAGACGGTGCCGCCGCTCAAAGGACCGAACGGCGTTCGCTATGCGGCTCTCGATTCCACCGGATTGAACCCGGGTGCATTCGTCATCACGAAAAAGGCCAAGCATCCTGAGCTTGCCCTGCGCTGGGCAGATGGCCTGTACGAACGGGAGCATACGCTGCGCAGCGTCTATGGCCGTCCGGACCAGGAATGGAGGGAAGCGAAGGACGGAGAGGTCGGCATCAACGGGGAGCCTGCGGTCTGGTCTGAGCTAAAATCATACGGTACGGTGCAAAATATTGCCTGGATACAAACCGGCCCGAGTTTGCGGACAAATGATTTCCGCCTGAGCGCCGTTGCCAAAGGAGACGACGATCTGGAAGTCGTATTGTACAACGAGACGAAAAATAAATACGAACCTTACAAACCAACCGATGTCAGCACCGTTCCGCCGCTGTTTTTGACAAACGAGCAGGCGTCCGAGGTAGCGGATCTGTCCAAAACGATCAACGATTACGTGGATGAAATGATGGCACGCTTCGTGATTGGCGATGCCGATCTGGATAAAGACTGGGACGGCTACGTGAAGCAGCTGGAGGCCATGAATGTAGCCCGCTACCTGGAAATCTATCAGGAAGCTTACGATGGAAGAAGCAAATAA